GCACACCCGATATTTATCCGGTTGGGTGTCTGGGTAGGATTCACTCATATGAAGTATTGGAAGATGGTAACTTGAATATTGTTCTCGAGGGCTTGCATCGGGTAGGGTTTGGTCAACTAGTAAAAGACAATCCGTTTCGGGTGGCTGAGTTGCATGAACTGCCTGAACATGACCGAGCAGAGAATTTCAGCGATGAACGTGAGGATCTACTCCTGCGTTTGAATTATCTGGTAGAACATTCACCTGATAGCCTTGATTTTAGCCCCATTCTTGACAGCGAACAACCCTTTGTCAGTCTGGTGAATCTGGTAGCCCGAACCTTACCGCTACGCAATGGGGAGCATTATAAACTTTTAGCCATGGATTCTATTCGTGAGCGAGCCAGCCGGATTCTGTGGCACATTGATGATCAGATCGAAACCCTCGAGTTACTAAAACGAGTTGACCCCGGGATCACAGACGATATTACCCTCAATTAATTTTCTCAAAGTAAACCGTTGAAGCGGTTTATTAGTATAATTCCTACACAAATAACATTGATCTCAGTCTGCGCCAAAGGTAACAACCAGGCACCTGGGAGATACTCCCAGGAAGTACCTACGCTACGAATTAAATATCAGCGTGTATTGTTGCCTTGTGATAGTCGTTTACAGAGTGAGTAAATGATTTAGTCAAATATATATTAATATTCTTAAATATTGTCAGAGCGAAAAACAATCAATGGCATGTGCTTTGCATTTCCCTGATTAAATGGATGTGATTGATATTAATAACCAATCAAATATACAAGGATGCCATCATGGAGTGTTTTTCTCTATTACGCACTGATGTCCCAGCCCTGATCGATCATCTGGGGGCTTTTGGGGAGGTCGTTGCTCCTCATGCGAAAGGGGATGTTTCGTACTCATTTGAGACTGTAGGTGACAGTAGTCTGGTTGTTCTGGACTATAACAGAACGTTGCTGCCTTTAAAAAAAGAGTTTCTTCCGCCAGTGGAGAAGTTAGTGAGCTTTTCACTGAATGATTTGACTTCCACCCCAGTTGAGATTCCCATCGAACCAAAAGTTTATTTTGCAATTCATAGCTATGAGATGCAATCCATTCTCAGGTTGGATCATAGCATGCTCTCTGGTAATGTTGAGTCAAATTACCTCAAGCGGCGTACCAAATCACGTTTTGTGGGAATATCATTTACTCCAGATGAATTCCATTTTTCTGAAAGCGTAGGAATTGCCATCGAAGATATGGAGGGATTTGATCTTTTCCTTAATGAGGTGGATGGTGA
This region of Candidatus Neomarinimicrobiota bacterium genomic DNA includes:
- a CDS encoding LON peptidase substrate-binding domain-containing protein is translated as MKKKTETLYAPIFPLPTVDLFPEIRAGYHIFEPRYLEMIQSVLEGDGLLAMATLQPGYEDSYYGTPDIYPVGCLGRIHSYEVLEDGNLNIVLEGLHRVGFGQLVKDNPFRVAELHELPEHDRAENFSDEREDLLLRLNYLVEHSPDSLDFSPILDSEQPFVSLVNLVARTLPLRNGEHYKLLAMDSIRERASRILWHIDDQIETLELLKRVDPGITDDITLN